One window of Streptomyces sp. FIT100 genomic DNA carries:
- a CDS encoding MFS transporter codes for MSTSPDTAAAPGTDSRAAPRAKGGGEEQQKLPLLALLALATAVFITSLTETLPAGLLPAMSDDLHVSESATGQTVTIYAIGTALTAIPLTAATAGWRRKRLLLTAMAGFAVANTITAVSSAYGLTMVARFVAGVAAGLAWALLAGYARRMAPVHLQGKAIAVAMAGIPVALSLGVPAGTFLGTALGWRVAFLSMTALTVLLLLWIFVTVPDYPGQERGERPKMLRALRVPGVSPVLFVTLVFVLAHTILYAYIATFLDDLGMGGNTDLVLLVFGAASLVSIWIVGAQIHHRLRSLTIASALLVAVAAALLAVLADNTALVYVAAALWGLGWGGVPTLLQTAVGDAGGDSADAAQAMLVTLWNVAMAGGGVIGGILLDVAGSDSFPWTVLLLLLPVIAVVVFARSHGFPAKRPSA; via the coding sequence ATGAGCACCTCACCCGACACCGCGGCCGCTCCCGGTACGGACAGCCGTGCCGCGCCACGGGCGAAGGGCGGGGGCGAGGAGCAGCAGAAGCTCCCGCTCCTCGCCCTGCTCGCCCTCGCCACCGCCGTCTTCATCACCAGCCTCACCGAGACCCTCCCCGCCGGACTCCTCCCGGCGATGAGCGACGACCTCCATGTGAGCGAGTCCGCGACCGGTCAGACCGTCACGATCTACGCGATCGGCACCGCCCTCACCGCGATCCCGCTGACCGCGGCCACCGCGGGCTGGCGGCGCAAGCGGCTGCTGCTGACGGCCATGGCGGGCTTCGCGGTCGCCAACACGATCACGGCGGTGTCGTCGGCCTACGGCCTGACGATGGTGGCGCGCTTCGTCGCGGGTGTCGCCGCGGGTCTGGCCTGGGCCCTGCTCGCCGGCTACGCGCGGCGCATGGCGCCCGTCCACCTCCAGGGCAAGGCCATCGCCGTCGCCATGGCGGGCATCCCGGTGGCGCTCTCGCTCGGCGTGCCCGCCGGGACCTTCCTCGGCACGGCGCTCGGCTGGCGCGTGGCCTTCCTGTCGATGACGGCGCTCACGGTGCTCCTGCTGCTGTGGATCTTCGTGACGGTGCCGGACTACCCGGGGCAGGAGCGCGGTGAGCGGCCGAAGATGCTGCGGGCGCTGCGCGTCCCGGGTGTGAGCCCGGTCCTGTTCGTCACCCTCGTCTTCGTCCTGGCCCACACCATCCTGTACGCCTACATCGCCACGTTCCTCGACGACCTGGGCATGGGCGGCAACACCGACCTGGTGCTGCTCGTCTTCGGCGCCGCCTCGCTCGTCAGCATCTGGATCGTGGGTGCCCAGATCCACCACCGGCTGCGCTCGCTGACGATCGCCAGCGCCCTGCTGGTCGCCGTGGCCGCGGCGCTGCTCGCGGTCCTCGCCGACAACACGGCGCTCGTGTACGTCGCGGCCGCCCTGTGGGGTCTGGGCTGGGGCGGCGTGCCCACCCTGCTGCAGACGGCCGTCGGCGACGCGGGCGGCGACTCCGCCGACGCGGCCCAGGCGATGCTCGTGACGCTGTGGAACGTCGCCATGGCGGGCGGCGGTGTCATCGGAGGCATCCTGCTCGACGTGGCCGGCAGCGATTCCTTCCCCTGGACCGTGCTGCTGCTCCTGCTGCCGGTGATCGCGGTCGTCGTCTTCGCCCGCAGCCACGGCTTCCCTGCCAAGCGGCCCTCGGCGTAA
- a CDS encoding SDR family NAD(P)-dependent oxidoreductase: MTRYAGRRAAVVGQATGIGLAIAKRLVEGGAEVLLTARSAEERAEACAELGSAARVVAPVEAVKAVKAVETIDAEGTHGVDDVEGLDGSDGPDVGLGVGLGVGLGVDLDLDLDFVFADAMVTARPLLPHLRDGGAVVLTAPAPSPAAVHALAAELVSRGIRVNAVAPGCIEAPAGGASPLPPLGRRGSAEEVARAALFLATDATFTTGAQLPVDGGLGHPAQALGHPVRAEDTTSPEEPEHIT, encoded by the coding sequence ATGACCAGGTACGCGGGCAGAAGGGCCGCGGTCGTCGGCCAGGCGACCGGGATCGGCCTGGCCATCGCCAAGCGCCTCGTCGAGGGCGGTGCGGAGGTCCTGCTCACCGCCCGCTCCGCGGAGGAGCGCGCGGAGGCGTGCGCCGAGCTGGGTTCCGCCGCCCGCGTGGTCGCCCCGGTGGAGGCGGTGAAGGCCGTGAAGGCGGTGGAGACGATCGACGCCGAAGGCACGCACGGCGTCGACGACGTGGAGGGCCTCGACGGCTCGGACGGTCCCGACGTCGGACTCGGCGTCGGACTCGGCGTCGGACTCGGCGTCGACCTTGACCTCGACCTCGACTTCGTGTTCGCCGACGCCATGGTCACGGCCCGCCCGCTGCTGCCGCACCTCAGGGACGGCGGCGCGGTCGTGCTCACCGCCCCCGCCCCGTCCCCCGCCGCCGTACACGCGCTCGCCGCCGAGCTGGTCTCCCGCGGCATCCGCGTCAACGCGGTGGCGCCGGGCTGTATCGAGGCACCGGCGGGCGGCGCCTCGCCGCTGCCGCCGCTCGGCCGTCGCGGCTCCGCCGAGGAGGTGGCCCGCGCCGCGCTCTTCCTGGCCACGGACGCCACCTTCACGACGGGCGCCCAGCTCCCCGTCGACGGCGGCCTCGGCCACCCCGCGCAAGCACTCGGACACCCCGTCCGAGCAGAAGACACCACGTCCCCCGAAGAACCGGAGCACATCACATGA